A section of the Oryza sativa Japonica Group chromosome 1, ASM3414082v1 genome encodes:
- the LOC4324918 gene encoding probably inactive leucine-rich repeat receptor-like protein kinase At5g48380, with protein sequence MSFDTGLLFWLLLLSSSSLCFGSELDIQCLKSVKRSLIDPSGILRSSWKFSQDGTTNSICNFMGVICWNPDENRILGLSLGSLGLQGQFPRGLEHCTSLVRLDLSNNSLSGPIPSGISWQLPDLSSLNLSYNRFSGEIPVNISEMTYLYSIGLQHNKLTGSIPGKFALLSRLESFNVSDNLLSGPIPVALSKFSTSCFSGNQGLCGVPFDSCSTSYGDYSIGIIGAAVGFVVGFVGALYISHCLFFLRDAPALRLSHT encoded by the coding sequence ATGTCTTTTGACACCGGGCTTCTCTTCTGGTTGCTGCTCCTGAGCAGTTCATCGTTGTGTTTTGGTTCTGAACTTGATATCCAATGCCTGAAGAGTGTAAAGCGATCGCTGATCGATCCTAGTGGAATACTCAGATCGTCATGGAAATTTTCTCAGGATGGAACCACAAATTCCATATGCAATTTTATGGGCGTGATATGCTGGAACCCTGACGAAAACAGGATTCTAGGTTTGTCTCTCGGCAGTCTAGGACTGCAAGGCCAATTTCCTCGAGGTCTTGAGCATTGTACATCTCTGGTTAGACTGGACTTGTCAAATAACAGTCTTTCAGGGCCCATCCCTTCTGGCATCTCATGGCAGCTGCCGGATTTGTCATCTCTGAACCTCTCCTACAATCGTTTTTCAGGCGAAATACCTGTTAATATCAGTGAGATGACATATCTATATAGTATCGGCCTTCAGCACAACAAGCTGACCGGTTCAATTCCAGGGAAATTCGCTCTGCTTTCTCGGTTAGAGTCGTTCAATGTTTCAGACAATTTACTGTCTGGCCCTATTCCAGTTGCTTTATCAAAGTTTTCGACTTCATGCTTTTCTGGGAACCAAGGTCTCTGCGGTGTACCGTTTGATAGTTGCAGCACAAGCTACGGTGACTACAGTATCGGAATAATCGGAGCGGCCGTCGGGTTCGTCGTGGGTTTTGTGGGAGCCTTGTACATCTCTCACTGCCTCTTCTTTCTACGGGACGCGCCGGCCCTACGTCTATCACACACATGA
- the LOC136355508 gene encoding uncharacterized protein: protein MDLGKSSSTSALLKKLLEDGALPGRGTMEREAGEPFLDLFRFYYELRWMESNRVSGCVGFRLRDGLKSRYIPFQCPSSRSKWRNRWFYLEIKDSDPVFVVPKEQPDKISSWTAKPPLTPSLRSFIDIIDDLRVQGLLGYEVVADFVGLNSEAVERRVGQALPLTDIIGPLADHQVAASLKEKVANEASDAAAATTSGLGRVSPASTTTTSCDGWREGGTGKGCASQVRRDFQRVAHRGLDGCRARSREPGGDALRPSQRSRGRSWSTSCLLEAGARGIGREIAEARSKAAPANARAEQLVRELAEAREDLMKIRELVAGNERQRKGLEDRMSELGNNLSEIQGSLRVTYTGLHQLAGECGIKSTIPVNPDEFSLTSSLVELATAMGEIPSKHAARIAEETSNGIYTEACHVLACVKLSRPELDLREILD, encoded by the exons ATGGACCTCGGCAAATCATCTTCCACCAGTGCGTTGCTGAAGAAGCTTCTGGAAGACGGCGCCCTTCCCGGTCGTGGAACCATGGAGAGGGAAGCAGGAG AGCCTTTTCTTGATCTCTTTCGCTTCTACTACGAGCTGCGTTGGATGGAGTCCAACAGGGTATCTGGTTGCGTCgggttccgacttcgggatggcctgaagtcgcgttatatccccttccagtgcccttctTCTCGCAGCAAATGGCGGAATAGGTGGTTCTATCTTGAGATCAAAGATTCGGACCCCGTCTTCGTTGTTCCCAAAGAACAACCTGACAAGATTTCGTCTTGGACCGCAAAGCCCCCCTTGACCCCCTCTCTTCGGTCGTTTATCGACATCATCGACGATCTCCGAGTACAGGGCTTGTTGGGGTATGAAGTCGTTGCAGACTTCGTcg GTCTAAATAGCGAAGCCgtggagcgccgcgtcggccaG GCTCTTCCTCTGACTGacatcatcgggccgctcgCGGACCATCAGGTGGCGGCGTCTCTAAAAGAGAAGGTCGCCAATGaggcgtctgatgctgctgctgccacaacTAGCG gcctcggacgcgtctcccccgcctccacgACGACAACGTCTTGTGACGgttggcgagaa GGAGGCACGGGCAAAGGCTGCGCAAGCCAAGTCCGGAGGGACTTCCAGCGCGTCGCCCACCGCGGCCTCGACGGATGTCGCGCTCGCAGCCGGGAGCCGGGAGGCGACGCCTTGCGGCCCAGTCAGCGATCCCGTGGCAGGTCGTGGTCCACTAGCTGCCTCCTCGAAGCTGGTGCTCGCGGCATCGGCCGCGAGATTGCAGAGGCGAGGTCGAAAGCAGCACCGGCGAACGCGCGTGCTGAACAGCTGGTGCGCGAGTTGGCTGAAGCCCGTGAAGACCTCATGAAGATAAGGGAattggtggccggcaacgagcgacaACGGAAGGGGCTCGAGGACCGCATGTCGGAACTCGGGAACAACCTGTCGGAAATCCAGGGTTCGTTGCGGGTCACCTACACTGGcctgcaccagctcgccggggagtgcggCATCAAGTCTACCATCCCGGTGAATcccgacgagttctcgctgacCTCCTCCCTCGTGGaactggcgacggcgatgggggagatcccctccaagcatgcagCTAGGATCGCGGAGGAGACGTCGAACGGGATCTACACCGAGGCGTGTCATGTCCTCGCGTGTGTAAAGCTGTCGCgtcctgaactcgatctgcgcGAGATCTTGGATTAG